Proteins from one Candidatus Methylomirabilota bacterium genomic window:
- a CDS encoding glycosyltransferase, translated as MTARGAVARPPILLHCQHLLGLGHVQRAALLARALAKRGEHVLFVTGGLPVPGLELGGVEPVALPPLAAADEAASTIARPDGRPPDARYLAERRAALLALLVRHDPAIVLLELFPFGRHALAFELGPLLLQLAADRARRGDAAPRVAVSVRDIVVSKKNPSWYELSVVAVIMQWVDRVLVHGSPDLIPLDRTFGLAGALADRLVYTGYVVPDPAPPGEATPRGEVVVSGGGGRVAGPLFRAALAARALAPAAAALPWRLITGPYLPADVQAELAAEAAALPPQAGRPGVVVERFRDDFPALLRGAALSISQAGYNTVLDVLQSGVRAVVVPFEGSGDEQPLRARLLAARGRLTVVPESELGPARLAAAMEAALAAPDLPAPARLDTGGAARAAALLAGMVDGVVAARRGGPG; from the coding sequence GTGACCGCCCGGGGCGCCGTGGCGCGACCGCCGATCCTTCTCCACTGTCAGCACTTGCTGGGCCTCGGCCACGTGCAGCGGGCGGCCCTCCTCGCCCGCGCGCTCGCGAAGCGCGGCGAGCACGTCCTGTTCGTGACCGGCGGCCTGCCGGTGCCCGGCCTCGAGCTCGGCGGCGTCGAGCCCGTCGCGCTTCCGCCCCTCGCCGCCGCCGACGAGGCGGCCAGCACCATCGCGCGGCCCGACGGGCGCCCGCCGGACGCGCGGTACCTCGCCGAGCGGCGCGCGGCGCTCCTGGCGCTGCTCGTCCGGCACGATCCCGCGATCGTGCTGCTCGAGCTGTTCCCCTTCGGTCGTCACGCCCTGGCCTTCGAGCTCGGCCCCCTGCTCCTCCAGCTCGCCGCCGATCGGGCTCGACGCGGCGACGCGGCTCCGCGAGTGGCGGTCAGTGTGCGCGACATCGTGGTGAGCAAGAAGAACCCGTCGTGGTACGAGCTGAGCGTCGTGGCCGTGATCATGCAGTGGGTGGACCGCGTCCTCGTGCACGGGAGTCCCGATCTGATCCCGCTCGACCGCACCTTCGGCCTGGCCGGCGCCCTGGCCGACCGGCTGGTTTACACGGGGTACGTGGTGCCGGACCCCGCCCCGCCCGGCGAGGCGACACCCCGGGGCGAAGTCGTGGTGTCGGGAGGCGGCGGGCGCGTGGCGGGCCCGCTCTTCCGCGCGGCACTGGCGGCACGGGCCCTCGCTCCCGCGGCCGCCGCGCTGCCCTGGCGCCTCATCACCGGGCCCTACCTGCCCGCCGACGTCCAGGCCGAGCTCGCCGCGGAGGCGGCCGCCCTTCCGCCCCAGGCGGGCCGGCCCGGGGTCGTCGTGGAGCGCTTCCGCGACGACTTCCCGGCGCTCCTGCGCGGGGCTGCGCTCTCGATCAGCCAGGCGGGATACAACACCGTGCTCGACGTCCTCCAGAGCGGCGTCCGGGCCGTCGTGGTGCCCTTCGAGGGAAGCGGTGACGAGCAACCGCTCCGGGCTCGACTCCTCGCCGCCCGCGGGCGGCTCACGGTGGTCCCGGAATCGGAGCTCGGCCCGGCCCGGCTCGCCGCCGCGATGGAGGCCGCGCTCGCCGCGCCGGACCTTCCCGCCCCGGCCCGCCTCGATACGGGTGGGGCCGCCCGCGCCGCGGCGCTCCTGGCGGGCATGGTCGACGGCGTCGTCGCGGCGCGGCGGGGCGGACCCGGATGA
- a CDS encoding histidine phosphatase family protein has protein sequence MRSTHVALIRHAATTWTAERRILGHADPPLSADGEAQVARWRLPADLARLHADGRLAWAVSPLQRALATAARLGASQPVRDARLIEMHYGAWHGRSFDEIDALTEGGGWDARPPGGESPAEVLARVRAWLDEIAAGRGHETWAAVTHGGVIRALLAAAIGWDLRPPAPLRLLPDRLHRIRRRGDGHLQLVTLNEPLTPL, from the coding sequence GTGAGGTCGACGCACGTGGCCCTCATCCGCCACGCCGCCACGACGTGGACGGCCGAGCGGCGCATCCTGGGCCACGCGGACCCGCCGCTGTCGGCCGACGGCGAGGCGCAGGTCGCGCGCTGGCGACTCCCGGCCGACCTGGCGCGGCTTCATGCGGACGGCCGGCTCGCCTGGGCCGTGAGTCCGCTGCAGCGGGCCCTGGCGACCGCCGCCCGGCTGGGCGCGAGCCAGCCGGTGCGCGACGCGCGGCTCATCGAGATGCACTACGGGGCGTGGCACGGGCGAAGCTTCGACGAGATCGACGCGCTCACGGAGGGCGGGGGGTGGGACGCGAGACCGCCCGGCGGGGAGTCGCCGGCGGAGGTTCTCGCCCGCGTCCGGGCGTGGCTCGACGAGATCGCGGCCGGCCGCGGCCACGAGACGTGGGCCGCCGTCACCCACGGCGGCGTCATCCGAGCCCTCCTCGCCGCGGCGATCGGCTGGGACCTGAGGCCGCCGGCTCCGCTCCGCCTGCTGCCTGACCGGCTCCACCGCATCCGACGGCGAGGCGATGGCCACCTTCAGCTCGTGACACTCAACGAGCCGCTCACGCCGCTGTGA
- a CDS encoding glycosyltransferase family 4 protein yields the protein MSNARRAAFYAPLKHPFEGEASGDREIARALMAGLTACDLAPELASRLLSWRRRFEPADAVRLERRAALVAAQLVRRYRRRPHAAQPCCWMTYQNYARCPDLLGPPVATALALPYILVDTALSTSSRRTPFRPWVSAARLAVRRADLIFAMSPRDVPRLAAIRGPRFAAERLLLLPPAVDLARFAASETVRARHRAALARRIPATEGPLVLCVAMMREADKLDSYRLLAAALAELSRESAGRRWHLVVVGDGPARRAVEAVLAAVPADRVCLLGALEPAALPAVYLGADLFAFPGIGDALGLVYLEAAAAGLPVVACRGPGPDFMVAPGGGLLTDATPAAYAAGIAQLLDDPARCREMGHAARAFVAAERTMEAWTRRLRDGLARLSLGSRVPAGSPA from the coding sequence GTGAGCAACGCGCGGCGGGCGGCCTTCTACGCGCCGCTCAAACACCCGTTCGAGGGCGAGGCCTCCGGCGACCGCGAGATCGCGCGGGCGCTGATGGCGGGCCTCACCGCCTGCGACCTCGCGCCCGAGCTGGCGAGCCGGCTCCTGAGCTGGCGGCGCCGCTTCGAGCCCGCCGACGCCGTGCGGCTGGAGCGGCGGGCCGCCCTCGTCGCGGCCCAGCTCGTGCGTCGCTACCGGCGGCGGCCGCACGCGGCGCAGCCCTGCTGCTGGATGACCTACCAGAACTACGCCCGGTGCCCGGACCTCCTCGGGCCCCCCGTGGCGACGGCCCTCGCCCTCCCGTACATCCTGGTCGACACCGCGCTCTCGACGTCGAGCCGCCGGACACCCTTCCGCCCGTGGGTGAGCGCCGCCCGGCTCGCCGTCCGGCGAGCGGACCTCATCTTCGCCATGAGCCCGCGCGACGTGCCGCGGCTGGCGGCGATCCGGGGTCCGCGGTTCGCGGCCGAGCGGCTGCTGCTCTTGCCCCCGGCCGTGGACCTCGCGCGATTCGCGGCGAGTGAGACGGTCCGGGCGCGGCATCGGGCGGCGCTGGCCCGTCGGATCCCTGCCACGGAGGGCCCGCTCGTGTTGTGTGTCGCCATGATGCGCGAGGCGGACAAGCTCGATTCGTACCGACTCCTCGCCGCGGCGCTCGCCGAGCTCTCGCGCGAGAGTGCCGGCCGCCGGTGGCATCTCGTCGTCGTGGGGGACGGGCCGGCCCGCCGCGCGGTGGAGGCGGTCCTGGCCGCCGTGCCGGCGGACCGGGTGTGCCTCCTCGGCGCGCTCGAGCCCGCGGCGCTGCCGGCTGTCTATCTCGGGGCGGACCTCTTCGCCTTCCCCGGAATCGGGGACGCCCTCGGGCTCGTCTACCTGGAGGCGGCGGCCGCCGGGCTGCCCGTGGTGGCCTGCCGGGGACCCGGCCCGGACTTCATGGTGGCGCCAGGCGGCGGCCTCCTGACCGACGCGACACCCGCCGCCTATGCCGCGGGAATCGCCCAGCTCCTGGACGACCCGGCCCGGTGCCGCGAGATGGGGCACGCCGCTCGCGCCTTCGTCGCCGCCGAGCGGACGATGGAGGCGTGGACCCGGCGGCTCCGGGACGGCCTCGCCCGTCTTTCGCTGGGGAGTCGCGTGCCGGCAGGCTCCCCAGCGTGA
- a CDS encoding glycosyltransferase, with protein MDRSGAAPSSERRDALGPRPPLVVVVKGYPRVSETFVAQELAALERRGFALAIVSLRRPYDRITQPVHAEVRAPVLYLPEYLIEDPRRVLRGHLQAFRRAPGRYLRSLRLWLSDLARDPTPNRGRRFGQAGVLAAELWPEARHMHVHFLHTPASVARYAAAMAGLTYSLSAHAKDIWTRPAWELRAKLAGARFCVTCTAENREYLRRLMPQARVDLVYHGLDRAFFAPPATFGSPRDGRDANDPVRLLAVGRLQPKKGFDLVLRALARLPGHAVLTLVGYGPAESSLRSLTSALGLEARVRWLGQLDHPAVRALYRTSDLFVLAPRVAADGDRDGLPNVVVEALSQGLPVVATRAAAVGEIVEDGLNGVLVPPEDPAALASALARLAADPATRRRLGAAGIRRVAEGWDLEAGVGRLTALLSPWLEDAPVRSTRVPVP; from the coding sequence ATGGACAGGAGTGGCGCCGCGCCGTCGTCTGAGCGACGGGATGCCCTCGGGCCGCGCCCTCCGCTGGTCGTCGTGGTCAAGGGCTATCCGCGGGTTTCCGAGACCTTCGTCGCGCAGGAGCTGGCCGCCCTCGAGCGCCGGGGGTTCGCCCTGGCGATCGTCTCGCTGCGCCGCCCCTATGACCGGATCACCCAACCGGTCCACGCCGAGGTGCGGGCTCCGGTCCTCTACCTGCCCGAGTACCTGATCGAGGACCCGCGGCGGGTCCTGCGCGGCCACCTGCAGGCCTTTCGACGGGCCCCCGGGCGGTACCTCCGGAGCCTCCGCCTCTGGCTCTCCGACCTCGCGCGTGACCCGACACCGAACCGCGGGCGCCGCTTCGGTCAGGCGGGAGTCCTCGCCGCCGAGCTCTGGCCGGAGGCCCGCCACATGCACGTGCACTTCCTCCACACACCGGCCTCGGTGGCGCGGTACGCCGCGGCCATGGCCGGGCTCACCTACAGCCTCTCGGCCCACGCCAAGGACATCTGGACGCGACCGGCCTGGGAGCTCCGCGCGAAGCTCGCCGGGGCACGCTTCTGCGTGACGTGCACCGCGGAGAACCGGGAGTACCTCCGGCGCCTCATGCCCCAGGCGCGCGTCGATCTCGTCTACCACGGCCTCGACCGCGCCTTCTTCGCGCCCCCGGCGACCTTCGGCTCGCCGCGGGACGGCCGCGACGCGAACGACCCGGTGCGGCTGCTCGCCGTGGGTCGGCTGCAGCCCAAGAAGGGCTTCGACCTGGTGCTGCGCGCCCTGGCTCGCCTGCCGGGGCACGCGGTCCTCACGCTCGTCGGCTACGGGCCGGCCGAGTCCAGCCTCCGGTCCCTCACGAGCGCCCTCGGCCTGGAGGCGCGCGTCCGCTGGCTCGGTCAGCTCGACCATCCGGCCGTCCGGGCGCTCTACCGCACGAGCGATCTCTTCGTCCTCGCCCCGCGGGTCGCGGCGGACGGCGACCGAGACGGGTTGCCCAACGTCGTGGTGGAGGCGCTCTCCCAGGGCCTCCCGGTCGTGGCCACCCGCGCGGCGGCCGTCGGCGAAATCGTGGAGGACGGCCTGAACGGCGTCCTGGTGCCGCCCGAGGACCCGGCGGCGCTGGCCTCGGCGCTCGCCCGTCTCGCGGCCGATCCGGCCACGCGCCGGCGGCTCGGTGCGGCCGGCATTCGGCGGGTCGCCGAGGGCTGGGACCTCGAGGCCGGGGTCGGGCGCCTCACCGCGCTCCTGAGTCCCTGGCTCGAGGACGCCCCGGTGCGGTCGACCCGCGTCCCGGTGCCGTGA
- a CDS encoding glycosyltransferase encodes MPSRSNAGAPEDGGRHRPEPAARGSSYRVLIYSHDSFGLGHLRRCRAIAHALVGHHKKLNVLILSGSPIIGRFSFRARVDFVRVPGIIKLRNGEYTSLSLDVDIEHTLALRGSIIEHTAQVFDPHLFLVDKEPLGLLGEVAKTLRLLKRRGGCRLVLGLRDIMDDPDLLAREWRRKRVMPALKRLYDHIWVYGLPQIYDPVSAYGLPADVAAKTVFTGYLQREPQPEAYLPPDVAAALDKGPFVLVTPGGGGDGADLVDTTLAAYERFDGRLPWRALVVYGPFLPTRQRAAFERRAARLPGVMTLTFHEHLENLMEKAAAVVCLGGYNTFCEVLSLNKRTLIVPRVTPRAEQLLRAEAARELGLVQMLHPDRLTPESLAEALVHLPEQPLPASHRIPGLLNGLKQINATVARWRMNGQEWRRAVV; translated from the coding sequence ATGCCATCACGCTCGAATGCCGGAGCGCCGGAGGATGGGGGCCGCCATCGGCCGGAGCCGGCCGCGCGGGGGTCCAGCTACCGCGTCCTCATTTATAGCCACGACTCCTTCGGACTCGGCCACCTGCGGCGCTGCCGGGCCATCGCGCACGCCCTGGTGGGCCATCACAAGAAGCTCAACGTCCTCATCCTCAGCGGCTCGCCGATCATCGGGCGCTTCAGCTTCCGGGCACGGGTGGACTTCGTCCGGGTTCCAGGCATCATCAAGCTTCGAAACGGGGAATACACGAGCTTGAGCCTGGACGTCGACATCGAGCACACCCTCGCCCTCCGGGGCTCGATCATCGAGCACACCGCCCAGGTCTTCGACCCGCACCTCTTCCTGGTGGACAAGGAGCCGCTGGGCCTCCTGGGCGAGGTCGCCAAGACCCTTCGGCTGCTCAAGCGGCGGGGCGGCTGTCGCCTCGTGCTGGGGCTCCGCGACATCATGGACGACCCGGACCTCCTGGCCCGGGAGTGGCGGCGCAAGCGCGTCATGCCCGCCCTCAAACGTCTCTACGACCACATCTGGGTCTATGGCCTCCCTCAGATCTACGATCCAGTCAGCGCCTACGGGCTTCCGGCGGACGTGGCGGCCAAGACCGTCTTCACGGGGTACCTCCAGCGCGAGCCCCAGCCCGAGGCGTACCTGCCCCCCGACGTGGCGGCGGCCCTCGACAAGGGACCCTTCGTGCTCGTCACGCCGGGAGGCGGCGGGGACGGCGCCGACCTCGTGGACACGACCCTGGCCGCCTACGAGCGCTTCGACGGGCGACTGCCCTGGCGGGCGCTGGTCGTCTACGGCCCGTTCCTGCCGACCCGCCAGCGAGCCGCCTTCGAGCGGCGGGCTGCGCGGCTCCCCGGGGTGATGACCCTCACCTTCCACGAGCACCTCGAGAACCTGATGGAGAAGGCGGCCGCCGTGGTCTGCCTGGGCGGCTACAACACGTTCTGCGAGGTGCTCTCGCTGAACAAGCGGACCCTGATCGTTCCCCGTGTCACGCCTCGCGCCGAGCAGCTGCTCCGCGCCGAGGCGGCGCGCGAGCTCGGGCTCGTCCAGATGCTCCACCCCGATCGGCTCACACCCGAGTCGCTCGCCGAGGCCCTCGTCCATCTGCCGGAGCAGCCGCTCCCGGCCAGCCACCGCATCCCCGGCTTGCTGAACGGGCTCAAGCAGATCAATGCCACGGTCGCTCGCTGGCGGATGAATGGACAGGAGTGGCGCCGCGCCGTCGTCTGA
- a CDS encoding ABC transporter ATP-binding protein — translation MAEPLLRVEDLRTYIYLDEGVVRAVNGVSFTLDRGQTMAIVGESGSGKTVVAQSILRILPDRARIEGGRVLFSADGSPPLDLVGLPANGKAMREIRGGSIAMVFQEPMTSFSPVHTIGNQIGEAVRLHRGASRAEARAVAIETLRAVGFPEPERKVDSYPFELSGGLRQRAMIAMALACRPALLIADEPTSALDVTIQAQILDLLLALQKESGMGLLLITHDPGVVAYVADLVTVMYCGKIMETGPVSTLFDNPRHPYLQALLRSTPHFGIPEGERLEAIAGTVPDPLSMIRGCPFLSRCPEGEPELCGRTMPALTPLAPDHHVACYKRGSPPEAEA, via the coding sequence ATGGCTGAGCCTCTCCTCCGGGTCGAGGATCTGCGGACTTACATCTACCTGGATGAAGGGGTGGTCCGGGCCGTCAACGGGGTCTCCTTCACCTTGGACCGTGGTCAGACCATGGCCATCGTGGGAGAGTCGGGCTCCGGCAAGACCGTGGTCGCCCAGTCGATCCTGCGCATCCTCCCCGACCGGGCCCGGATCGAGGGGGGGCGGGTCCTCTTTTCGGCGGACGGGAGCCCCCCGCTGGACCTGGTCGGGCTTCCCGCCAACGGGAAGGCGATGCGGGAGATCCGGGGGGGGTCCATCGCCATGGTCTTCCAGGAGCCCATGACGTCCTTCTCCCCGGTCCACACGATCGGCAACCAGATCGGGGAGGCGGTGCGCCTCCACCGGGGGGCCAGCCGGGCCGAGGCGCGGGCGGTCGCCATCGAGACGCTCCGAGCCGTGGGGTTTCCGGAGCCCGAGCGGAAGGTCGACAGCTACCCCTTCGAGCTCTCCGGGGGGCTGCGCCAGCGGGCCATGATCGCCATGGCCCTGGCCTGCCGGCCGGCCCTGCTGATCGCCGACGAGCCGACCTCCGCGCTCGACGTCACGATCCAGGCCCAGATCCTGGACCTCTTGCTGGCGCTGCAGAAGGAGTCGGGGATGGGCCTCCTGCTCATCACCCATGACCCCGGCGTGGTGGCCTACGTCGCCGATCTCGTCACCGTGATGTACTGTGGCAAGATCATGGAGACGGGTCCCGTCAGCACCCTGTTCGACAATCCCCGGCACCCGTACCTCCAGGCCCTGCTCCGGAGCACGCCTCACTTCGGGATCCCCGAGGGGGAACGGCTCGAGGCGATCGCCGGGACCGTGCCCGACCCACTCTCGATGATCCGGGGCTGCCCGTTCCTCTCGCGGTGTCCCGAAGGGGAACCGGAGCTGTGTGGGCGGACGATGCCGGCGCTCACGCCCCTGGCGCCGGACCATCACGTGGCCTGCTACAAGCGGGGGTCGCCGCCGGAGGCGGAAGCGTGA
- a CDS encoding ABC transporter ATP-binding protein: MTRNGGGRATVEAGQTPARPSSPGPLLTVHDLTKHFALYQPWLLGLARRRVGTVKAVEEVSFALQRGETLGLVGESGCGKTTTARLILRAIRPTRGEILFNLDGNVVRVDQLEGKALRALRRHIQLIFQDPFSSLNPRMPAGEIIAEPLKLHQAGSPAQITERVKALMAMVGLDVQYLRRYPHSFSGGQRQRIGIARALALNPELIVCDEPVSALDVSIQAQVLNLLKDLQAELGLTYLFISHNLAVVDYVADRVAVMYSGRIVELAGKRELFARPRHPYTEALLAAVLQPDPKLRPDHAALGDGQVIEAPVEGCPLAPRCRYAVERCQIEDPPLREVEPDHWVRCHRVDEIRLAPLLRRPRLTQEKSA; the protein is encoded by the coding sequence GTGACCCGGAACGGCGGCGGGCGCGCGACGGTCGAGGCGGGGCAGACCCCCGCGCGCCCTTCTTCGCCCGGGCCGCTCCTGACCGTGCATGATCTCACCAAGCACTTTGCCCTCTACCAGCCCTGGCTGCTGGGCCTCGCCCGCCGGCGGGTCGGGACGGTCAAGGCGGTGGAAGAGGTGAGTTTCGCGCTCCAGCGCGGGGAGACCCTGGGGCTGGTGGGTGAGTCCGGCTGCGGGAAGACCACGACCGCCCGGCTCATCCTGCGCGCGATCCGGCCCACCCGGGGCGAGATCCTCTTCAATCTCGACGGCAACGTGGTGCGGGTAGACCAGCTCGAGGGCAAGGCGCTGCGGGCCTTGCGCCGGCACATCCAGCTGATCTTTCAGGACCCCTTCTCCTCGCTCAATCCGCGCATGCCGGCCGGGGAGATCATCGCCGAGCCGTTGAAGCTCCATCAGGCCGGGTCCCCGGCCCAGATCACCGAGCGGGTGAAGGCGCTCATGGCGATGGTCGGGCTCGACGTCCAGTATCTCCGCCGTTACCCGCACTCCTTCTCGGGCGGCCAGCGCCAGCGGATCGGCATCGCGCGGGCGCTGGCCCTGAACCCCGAGCTGATCGTCTGCGACGAACCGGTGTCCGCCCTCGACGTGTCGATCCAGGCCCAGGTGCTGAACCTCCTCAAGGATCTCCAGGCCGAGCTCGGCCTGACCTATCTCTTCATCTCGCACAACCTCGCCGTCGTGGACTATGTGGCCGATCGCGTCGCCGTGATGTATTCGGGGCGGATCGTCGAGCTGGCCGGCAAGCGCGAGCTCTTCGCGCGCCCCCGGCATCCGTACACCGAGGCTCTGCTGGCCGCCGTCCTCCAACCCGACCCGAAGCTCCGCCCCGACCACGCGGCCCTGGGGGATGGCCAGGTGATCGAGGCCCCGGTGGAGGGGTGCCCCCTCGCCCCCCGGTGCCGCTACGCCGTCGAGCGGTGCCAGATCGAGGATCCGCCACTCCGCGAGGTCGAGCCGGATCACTGGGTCCGGTGCCATCGGGTCGACGAGATCCGGCTCGCGCCGCTCCTGAGGCGGCCCCGTCTCACGCAGGAGAAATCGGCATGA
- a CDS encoding ABC transporter substrate-binding protein translates to MIERRLGWFIGLVGVGLAAAAAAAPGSAPPEPPSLAARAASGELPPLARRLPEHPMVVTTAAEAAYGGELRTLIGTPKDLKLAFVYGYARLVRFNHRYQIVPDIAERVDVAEGRTFTFHLRKGHRWSDGTPFTSADFQYWWEHVANNKELSPGGPPALLLVDGELPRVEFPDAQTVRFSWSKPNNLFLLDQAGAAPTILYRPAHYLKRFHKAFADAEKLAAQAKQERRRSWAGLHNARDALYVMDNPELPTLQPWKPTVAPPAEVFHAERNPYFHRVDQRGRQLPYIDRLKMILADKAVIPVKASTGETDLQARYLTFDQYTFLKRNEQQAGYRVYLWSTAASAAVALYPNLTTGDPVMRKLLQDRRFRQALSLGIDREEINKILYYGFGTIGQNTVLRSPASHEDTRMAYARFDPAQANRLLDELGLKGRDAKGFRLRPDGQRLDVIVETAGESTEQTDVLELVADTWAQLGVELLIRPTQREIFRRRVFSGEAMMSISNSDLFGLPTPDMSPSWLAPVAEEQLQWSRWGVYFETKGKRGEAPELPSARRLVELYRRWLVSTERAERERVWGEMLDINAEEVFTIGILGGTLQPVVVANGLRGVPEKGIYAWDPGAHFGIHSPDTFYWQGGRP, encoded by the coding sequence ATGATCGAGCGAAGGCTGGGGTGGTTCATCGGGCTGGTCGGAGTCGGGCTGGCCGCGGCCGCCGCGGCCGCCCCCGGGAGCGCCCCTCCCGAGCCGCCCTCCCTGGCGGCCCGCGCGGCATCGGGCGAGCTCCCGCCGCTCGCCCGGCGGCTGCCGGAGCATCCGATGGTGGTGACGACGGCGGCGGAAGCCGCCTATGGCGGCGAGCTGCGGACGCTCATCGGGACGCCCAAGGACCTGAAGCTCGCCTTCGTCTACGGCTACGCCCGCCTGGTCCGGTTCAATCACCGCTATCAGATCGTTCCCGACATCGCCGAGCGGGTCGACGTGGCGGAGGGGCGCACGTTCACGTTCCACCTGCGCAAGGGGCACCGCTGGTCGGACGGGACGCCGTTCACCAGCGCCGATTTCCAGTACTGGTGGGAGCACGTCGCCAACAACAAGGAGCTGTCCCCCGGGGGGCCGCCGGCGCTTCTCCTGGTGGATGGGGAGTTGCCGCGCGTGGAGTTCCCGGACGCGCAGACCGTGCGGTTCAGCTGGTCCAAGCCCAACAACCTCTTCCTGCTGGACCAGGCCGGCGCGGCGCCGACGATCCTCTATCGGCCGGCCCACTACCTCAAGCGGTTCCACAAGGCCTTCGCCGACGCCGAGAAGCTGGCCGCGCAGGCCAAGCAGGAGCGGCGGCGGAGCTGGGCCGGGCTCCACAACGCGCGCGACGCCCTCTACGTGATGGACAATCCCGAGCTGCCGACCCTCCAGCCGTGGAAGCCCACGGTGGCGCCGCCCGCCGAGGTGTTCCACGCCGAGCGCAACCCCTACTTCCACCGGGTCGACCAGCGCGGGCGGCAGCTCCCGTACATCGACCGCCTCAAGATGATCCTGGCCGACAAGGCGGTCATCCCGGTCAAGGCGTCCACGGGGGAAACCGACCTTCAGGCGCGCTACCTGACGTTCGACCAGTACACGTTTCTCAAGCGGAACGAGCAGCAGGCTGGCTATCGGGTGTACCTCTGGTCGACGGCCGCCAGCGCCGCCGTCGCCCTCTACCCGAACCTCACGACCGGCGACCCCGTGATGCGGAAGCTGCTCCAGGACCGGCGCTTCCGTCAGGCGCTGTCCCTGGGCATCGATCGGGAGGAGATCAACAAGATCCTCTACTACGGCTTCGGCACCATCGGCCAGAACACCGTCCTCCGGAGCCCGGCCTCCCACGAGGACACTCGCATGGCCTACGCCCGGTTCGATCCCGCCCAGGCCAACCGGCTCCTCGACGAGCTGGGGCTCAAGGGGCGCGACGCGAAGGGTTTCCGGCTGCGCCCCGACGGCCAGCGCCTGGACGTCATCGTGGAGACCGCGGGCGAGTCCACCGAGCAGACCGACGTGCTGGAGCTGGTGGCGGACACCTGGGCCCAGCTCGGCGTCGAGCTCCTGATCCGGCCGACTCAACGGGAGATTTTCCGGCGCCGGGTCTTCTCCGGCGAGGCGATGATGAGCATCAGCAACAGCGACCTGTTCGGGCTCCCCACGCCCGACATGAGCCCGAGCTGGCTGGCGCCCGTGGCCGAGGAGCAGCTCCAGTGGAGCCGCTGGGGCGTGTATTTCGAGACGAAGGGCAAGCGCGGGGAGGCTCCCGAGCTGCCGTCGGCCCGCCGGCTGGTCGAGCTGTACCGGCGGTGGCTCGTCTCGACCGAGCGCGCCGAGCGGGAGCGGGTCTGGGGCGAGATGCTCGACATCAACGCGGAAGAGGTGTTCACGATCGGGATCCTGGGGGGCACCCTCCAGCCGGTCGTCGTGGCCAACGGCCTCCGCGGCGTGCCGGAGAAGGGCATCTACGCCTGGGACCCCGGCGCCCACTTCGGGATCCACAGCCCGGACACGTTCTACTGGCAGGGGGGCCGTCCGTGA
- a CDS encoding ABC transporter permease codes for MLRYLVQRVLLMIPTLLAISILTFVIIQLPPGNYLDTLISELRSAGETADLQKMEFLRKQYGLDQPVWMQYWIWLRGLFHGDLGYSFEYDRPVTAIIGERLALTFVVSFGAILFTWLVAFPIGVYSATHQYSWGDHGLTFLGFLGLATPNFLLALVLMFVSFTWFGVSVGGLFSPDLQEAPWGWAKIVDLLEHLWIPVVVIGTAGTAGMIRRLRANLLDELKKQYVVTARAKGLPPGRLLVKYPLRIALNPFISDIGNLLPEVVSGSVIVSIVLSLPTTGPMLLRALRTQDMYLAGSFLMLLASLTVLGVFLSDLALAALDPRIRQGAERSR; via the coding sequence ATGCTCCGCTATCTCGTTCAGCGAGTGCTCCTGATGATTCCGACGCTCCTGGCCATCTCCATCCTCACCTTCGTGATCATCCAGCTTCCCCCGGGGAACTACCTGGACACGCTCATCAGCGAGCTGCGGTCGGCCGGCGAGACGGCGGACCTTCAGAAGATGGAGTTCCTCCGGAAGCAGTACGGCCTCGATCAGCCGGTCTGGATGCAGTACTGGATCTGGCTCCGGGGCCTCTTCCACGGCGACCTGGGCTATTCGTTCGAGTACGACCGGCCGGTCACGGCGATCATCGGGGAGCGCCTGGCCCTCACCTTCGTCGTCTCGTTCGGGGCCATCTTATTCACCTGGCTGGTCGCGTTCCCCATCGGCGTCTACTCGGCGACGCACCAGTACAGCTGGGGGGACCACGGCCTGACCTTCCTGGGCTTCCTGGGGCTGGCCACCCCCAACTTCCTACTAGCCCTCGTGCTGATGTTCGTCTCGTTCACCTGGTTCGGGGTGAGCGTGGGAGGTCTCTTCTCGCCCGACCTCCAGGAAGCCCCCTGGGGCTGGGCCAAGATCGTCGACCTGCTCGAGCACCTGTGGATCCCCGTGGTGGTGATCGGCACCGCCGGCACCGCCGGGATGATCCGTCGCCTCCGGGCCAACCTCCTCGACGAGCTCAAGAAGCAGTACGTCGTGACCGCGCGGGCCAAGGGGCTTCCGCCCGGGCGGCTGCTCGTCAAGTACCCGCTGCGCATCGCCCTGAATCCCTTCATCAGCGACATCGGCAACCTGCTGCCGGAGGTGGTCTCGGGGTCGGTCATCGTCTCGATCGTGCTGTCGCTGCCCACGACCGGCCCCATGCTGCTGCGCGCGCTCCGAACCCAGGACATGTACCTGGCCGGCTCCTTCCTCATGCTGCTGGCCTCCCTCACCGTGCTGGGGGTCTTCCTGTCGGACCTGGCGCTGGCCGCGCTGGATCCGCGGATTCGCCAGGGCGCCGAGCGCAGCCGATGA